The sequence CCCGGTACTTCTTCGGGAGGCTCTCATGGTCGTTCCAGATATCGGCGGCGATAAAGTGGGCTTCGAGGTAGGCAGCGACGTCGGGGTCCGTGAAGACATCCTCCCGCATAAAACGGCGGACTTTGCACTGGGGTCGGGTCAGAAAGAGCATCAGAGGTTTGTGCGCCCTTTGCGCCGCCGCAACGGCCTCGTCGTAACGGGTAAACCATGTGATGTCGGCATGCAGTGTGCCGAAAAAGAGGCATAGGGCCGAAAGCATCAGGCGCATGGAAAAGCTCCTCCGAAAACACCCATTATAGCAAAGGGCGCATCGCCGCGCTGTACAACTTTGCGTCAGATGAAGGTGACATCCTCCGGCGCGCTGCCGCTGAAATGCGCCATCAGCGCGTGACGGTCGACGGCATGGTCCGTACCGCGGTAGAGATTGGATTCCAGCAGCGTCAGGGCCGCATCAACCGCTTCGGCGCTCCCCTTGAGCGGCAGGAGCAGTTCGAAGAGGTCCCGGTCGCTTCTGGCCATTTTGATCCGCTTGGCCATCGGCGGGAGCTCTCTCTTTCCCGGAAGGCGGTCGCGGCCGCGCAGCATCAGCAGCCAGAGTGAGAGGGTGCCCGCAGCCGCCCCGGCGGCGAAGATGCCCAGGGCTTCATAGAGGCTGAAGCGGCCGTTCCCGGAAGCGGCAGGTTCTGCTGCCGTTGCAACAGGTATGGCGCTTTCGACATGGGGAGCCGCTTGGACCACTGCCGTCGGCAGCGCTGTCGCACCCTTGACCTTGATGAAATAGGAGTCGGTCTGCAGGCGTGCCGGCTGGGCCGTTTTCGCGTCGAAATAGCGGAACGCCTGCGGGGTGATGGTGAAGTCGCGCTCGGGGATGATGGCAATGGTCTGGTCGAAGGTGCCGAAGTACTGGCCGTCTTTGAGCGTGCTTGTTGTTTTCGGGTCGTTGGCGTAGACGATGGCGTGTTCAAAGCGGGGTTCGAATTTGGGAATGTCCTCGACGTTGCCGTTGCCTTCGATATGGATATGGAGGTTGACGGGCTTGTTCGCATCCACGGTCGTTTTGTCGACGTCGGAGCGCATCGTGAAACGGCCGTAGACTTCGAGCCCTTCCGGCAGGGGCGAGACATGCAGGGTCGCCGGTTCGGAGTAGACTTTGCGGTACTGCATGCGGGCCGAACCGAAGAAGGGGTCGTTGAAGAAGGGGTCGTTCATCACTCCGCCGCGCGGGGTCGTGACCTGGGTGCCGATCTGGGCGAAGATGGCGGGGATGTCGAGGTCGCCGCTCTGCTGCGGAAAGAGCAGGTAGCGGTAGGTTTGGGTGATGTACCCCTCGCTGTCGGCGGCACGTTCGGCCTGGGTATTGATGCGTTTGATCCAGAAGTGCTCGAGCGTCGGTTCGCTGATACGGATGTCGTCGATGCGCTCCCCGGGCAGGTATTTGAAGACGAGGTCGAGCTCGACGGGTTCGCCGAGATAGGCGTTCTCCTTGGAGAGATGCAGGAGCATCTGTACCGGAGCCCCCTGCGGCGCGGCCTGGGGTGAGATGACCTTGACGCGCAGAGGGAGGGTGTGTTCGACTGTGCCGTCGACGGTGATGTCAAGGGCGGGGATGGCAACGTCCTCCGTCGGGGTAAAGACGAGCCGCTGCTCGATGGCGCGCGTCGTACGGCCGTTGATGATGGAGATGTTCCGGCTCGTGCCGCGGCTCTGGATGGGGTAGCCGGCAATGTCGCTCAGCGCCGGGAAGCGGATGTCGTCCCCGGTGGCGCTGAGTGTCAGGGTGACCGGATCGCCGCGGGTGACGGCGGGGTTGTCGACGGTGGCGGTCACCGCCGCGAACAGCGGCAGCCCTACAAGCAGTAGTGCCAGGATCTTACCAAGGGGTCGTTTCGTCATCATGGGGCTCTCCTTTACCCGATAGCGGGATCATCAATGTTTTGATGCCGCGCTTGTCAAGCATCTGGTTGTATTTGCGTTCTTCCATATCGCTGATGGGGTCGGCCATCGCGGCCTGCTGATCCTGCGCATCGGGGGCTTCCGGTACTTCTTCGGGCTGCCTGTCAGCCTCTTGCTGCTGCGCATCCTGCTGGCCGTTTTGCTGTTTCGCCTCCTGCTGCGGTTTGTCGCGCTCCCCGTCCGCCTGTTTCTCCTGATCCTGCTGCTTCTGTTCGCCGTTCTTCTGCTCCTCTTTCTGCTGCGAATCGTCCCCCTTGCTGGCGTTCTCTTTACTTTGCTGATCCTGCGTTTGATCATCTTGCTGTTTCTGGTCATTTTGCTGTTGATCATTCTGTTGGGACTGATTCTGGTCGCTCTGATTGTTTTGGTTGTCCTGTTTTTGCTTTTCCTGCTCTTTCTGTTTTTTCAGCAGGTCGAGGTTGTACTGCGTATCGTCGTCTTTGCCGAGTTTCAGTGCCTCTTCGTAGGCCTTGATCGCTTCGTCGGTCTTGCCGAGGTTTGCGAGGCTGTTTCCGAGGTTATGCAGTGCTTTTTGTTTGAGCTCCGGGGCACGGATCTGCGTAAAGACGTCTGCGGCCTCTTTGTACTTCTGCTGTTTATAGAGGGCGTCGCCGTAGTTGAAGCGGGCGGCGTCGTTTTTGCCCTGCAGCGCGCCGTACCCTTCGGCTGCCGCGGCGTAATCGCCGCCGTTGTAGGCCGATGCGGCGTTGGAGAGGGTATGGAAATCCGTCAACCCCGCATGGAGCAGTCCTGCGGCGAAACAGGGCAGAAGGTATCTAAGCATGGCGTCTCCTTCGCTGCGGCAGGGAGTAAAGCGCGGTGATCAGCAGGACGATGCCGCCGCCCAGCGGCCAGATAAAGAGCTCCTGCACGTCGCGGATGACGTCGCTCTTTTCCCTGCGCGGTGTAAAGCGGGACTTCAGCGCATCGGCAAGGGCCTCGATGTCATTGTGCTTGAGCGAGTAGGGCAGATAGGCCCCGCCGCTTTGCAGGGCGAGGGCTTTGACGCTGTCATTGCGCCGGACGACGACGATATCGCCCTGCTTGTCCGTCATGGCCCCCTGCGCGGTCGGGATGACCCCGCCCTTCTCCGTCCCGATATTGTAGAGAAAGACGATGATGTTGTGTGCCTTGGCGTAGGCGATCTCTTTGTCGAAATCACTGCCGTCCCCGCCGTCGGTGAAGAGGAGCAGCGCTTTTTTGTCGCTCCCCTCCAGCAGGGTGTCGGTCTGCTGCAGGGCCTGGAGCAGGTCGGTGCCGCGCAGGCTGATGGAGTCGGTGTTCATGTTTGAGACGAGGTAGCGCAGGGTCGCAAAATCCTCGGTCAGCGGCGAGACCATGAAGGCGCGGGCGCTGAAGCCGATCACCCCGATGCGGGTACCGTTGACATCGCCGAGCAGGTCGTCGAATTTCCGTTTGGCCAGGGCGAGACGGCTGGGGTAGATGTCGTTGGCGAACATCGAGCGGGAGATGTCGAAACCGACGATGAGGTCGATCGTACTGCTCTGGACCCTGATCTCGCCGTTGTCGATGACCGGCCGGGCGAGGGCGGTGATGAAGAGGGCCGCTGTGGCGAGCAGAAGGGCGCTGCGCAGCCACTGCGGTACGGTGGAAGTGCGCTGCATCAGCAGTTTGAGGACCTGCGGGGCGAAAGTGTTGCGGACCGCTTTGCGCGGCGCGAAGAGCAGCAGTGCCAGCGGGACGAGGACGATCAGCAGAAAAAGCAGGTGGGGCTGTTCAAAGTGCATGGCCTCTCCTTCGCATGACGGCAAAAAGCACGAGCAGCAGCAGCGCCGCGCCGAGCGGATACTGGAAGTAGTAGCGCTTTTTGACGTATTTGTCCGCCTTGATCTCGCTCTTCTCCAGGGTGTCGATTT is a genomic window of Sulfurimonas sp. HSL1-2 containing:
- a CDS encoding BatD family protein, yielding MMTKRPLGKILALLLVGLPLFAAVTATVDNPAVTRGDPVTLTLSATGDDIRFPALSDIAGYPIQSRGTSRNISIINGRTTRAIEQRLVFTPTEDVAIPALDITVDGTVEHTLPLRVKVISPQAAPQGAPVQMLLHLSKENAYLGEPVELDLVFKYLPGERIDDIRISEPTLEHFWIKRINTQAERAADSEGYITQTYRYLLFPQQSGDLDIPAIFAQIGTQVTTPRGGVMNDPFFNDPFFGSARMQYRKVYSEPATLHVSPLPEGLEVYGRFTMRSDVDKTTVDANKPVNLHIHIEGNGNVEDIPKFEPRFEHAIVYANDPKTTSTLKDGQYFGTFDQTIAIIPERDFTITPQAFRYFDAKTAQPARLQTDSYFIKVKGATALPTAVVQAAPHVESAIPVATAAEPAASGNGRFSLYEALGIFAAGAAAGTLSLWLLMLRGRDRLPGKRELPPMAKRIKMARSDRDLFELLLPLKGSAEAVDAALTLLESNLYRGTDHAVDRHALMAHFSGSAPEDVTFI
- a CDS encoding thioredoxin fold domain-containing protein, producing MRLMLSALCLFFGTLHADITWFTRYDEAVAAAQRAHKPLMLFLTRPQCKVRRFMREDVFTDPDVAAYLEAHFIAADIWNDHESLPKKYRVTASPVFTFLDAEKDEIVEQVVGGKPPSRFLETLHSVIDDNPGFQ
- a CDS encoding tetratricopeptide repeat protein, which gives rise to MLRYLLPCFAAGLLHAGLTDFHTLSNAASAYNGGDYAAAAEGYGALQGKNDAARFNYGDALYKQQKYKEAADVFTQIRAPELKQKALHNLGNSLANLGKTDEAIKAYEEALKLGKDDDTQYNLDLLKKQKEQEKQKQDNQNNQSDQNQSQQNDQQQNDQKQQDDQTQDQQSKENASKGDDSQQKEEQKNGEQKQQDQEKQADGERDKPQQEAKQQNGQQDAQQQEADRQPEEVPEAPDAQDQQAAMADPISDMEERKYNQMLDKRGIKTLMIPLSGKGEPHDDETTPW
- a CDS encoding VWA domain-containing protein: MHFEQPHLLFLLIVLVPLALLLFAPRKAVRNTFAPQVLKLLMQRTSTVPQWLRSALLLATAALFITALARPVIDNGEIRVQSSTIDLIVGFDISRSMFANDIYPSRLALAKRKFDDLLGDVNGTRIGVIGFSARAFMVSPLTEDFATLRYLVSNMNTDSISLRGTDLLQALQQTDTLLEGSDKKALLLFTDGGDGSDFDKEIAYAKAHNIIVFLYNIGTEKGGVIPTAQGAMTDKQGDIVVVRRNDSVKALALQSGGAYLPYSLKHNDIEALADALKSRFTPRREKSDVIRDVQELFIWPLGGGIVLLITALYSLPQRRRRHA